One segment of Amycolatopsis alba DSM 44262 DNA contains the following:
- a CDS encoding SDR family NAD(P)-dependent oxidoreductase — protein sequence MHQGLDGKKVLATGGTKGIGRATVLAFAAAGASVVTCYREDEEAAASLEKELERLGGTHRVVRADVTNETGAAALAAAAAETLGTVDVLVNNVGVDGVVSFAELTPSEWQRVMDHNVNSVYHVTHAVTGALADGASVITVGSSVALRGRANGVHYTTSKAALIGFTRALCKELGPRGIRVNAVAPGLTETEPGAGLPPEAVGRIVGMTALGRICQPDDVAGAVLFLAGDTSAYISGITLNVDGGV from the coding sequence ATGCACCAAGGACTGGACGGCAAGAAGGTACTGGCGACCGGCGGCACGAAGGGCATCGGCCGCGCGACCGTGCTCGCGTTCGCGGCGGCTGGCGCCTCCGTGGTCACCTGCTACCGCGAAGACGAGGAGGCCGCCGCCTCGCTGGAAAAGGAACTGGAGCGGCTCGGCGGGACGCACCGCGTGGTGCGGGCCGACGTCACGAACGAGACCGGCGCGGCGGCCCTCGCGGCCGCGGCGGCCGAGACGCTGGGCACGGTCGACGTGCTGGTGAACAACGTCGGCGTGGACGGCGTTGTGTCCTTCGCCGAGCTCACCCCCTCCGAATGGCAGCGGGTGATGGATCACAACGTGAACAGCGTCTACCACGTGACCCACGCTGTCACGGGCGCGCTGGCCGACGGCGCTTCGGTGATCACCGTCGGCTCCTCGGTGGCGCTGCGCGGACGGGCGAACGGTGTCCACTACACCACCTCGAAGGCCGCGCTGATCGGTTTCACCCGTGCGCTGTGCAAGGAACTGGGCCCGCGCGGGATCCGCGTCAACGCCGTCGCACCGGGGCTCACCGAGACCGAGCCCGGCGCCGGGCTGCCGCCGGAGGCCGTCGGCCGCATCGTCGGGATGACCGCGCTCGGCCGGATCTGCCAGCCCGACGACGTCGCCGGGGCGGTCCTGTTCCTCGCCGGGGACACGTCGGCCTACATCAGCGGGATCACTCTCAACGTGGACGGAGGAGTCTGA
- a CDS encoding peptide MFS transporter produces MVSPAEPEPGDRPVTLFRMPAWYSRLFSADLLERFGFYGLQAVLVLYAAAPVSTGGLALGVDAAALFGAWIAFTYMLSLAGGWLGDRVLGARRAMLTGCALSAAGFVALGAGLPAAAGLGLLAVGNAVFKPNHQAMVNLMFGDGRGRESGISLMFVATQVSSLLAPLVCGWLGERVSWSAAFLLCAAAMALTGARIATAANRFGSVGLAPRAGLTPAERGRVLRRTGLVLGLAAVATVCAAIADVLSVRTLVGAAAVLLLVATVTGFRSLHRNPALTGADRRRLTAFLTVFCGAALFWMIFAYSGSLLTLFARDHVRRDFAGFLVPASWLQSVIPLFTLVFAPVIARLLPRLGRRHNVAVKFAIGLCLIGAGFLTMAIAAGQTAGGAKVSPLWLVGAYLVSALGELVIAAVSIAATADVLPRSFTARMLGLYWLFAGLGSAIGAALLRLLQLIPEQYYYLGLGTAGVLTGLLFLRSRRRLTTALRHDPGEYEVPRPIESPAASRTLQD; encoded by the coding sequence ATGGTGTCCCCGGCCGAACCGGAACCCGGTGACCGGCCGGTCACCTTGTTCCGGATGCCGGCCTGGTACTCCAGGTTGTTCTCCGCGGATCTGCTGGAGCGCTTCGGTTTCTACGGTCTGCAAGCGGTTCTGGTGTTGTACGCGGCCGCACCGGTGAGCACGGGCGGGCTGGCCCTCGGCGTCGACGCGGCCGCGCTGTTCGGCGCTTGGATCGCGTTCACCTACATGCTGTCGCTGGCGGGCGGCTGGCTCGGCGACCGGGTGCTCGGCGCCCGGCGGGCGATGCTCACCGGATGCGCGCTGAGCGCCGCGGGGTTCGTCGCGCTGGGCGCGGGACTGCCGGCCGCGGCCGGGCTCGGGCTGCTGGCGGTCGGCAACGCCGTGTTCAAACCGAACCACCAGGCCATGGTCAACCTGATGTTCGGAGACGGCCGGGGCCGGGAGTCCGGTATCTCGCTGATGTTCGTCGCGACCCAGGTCTCCTCCCTGCTCGCCCCGCTGGTCTGTGGCTGGCTCGGCGAACGGGTCTCCTGGTCGGCCGCGTTCCTGCTGTGCGCCGCGGCGATGGCGCTGACCGGCGCGAGGATCGCCACCGCGGCGAACCGGTTCGGGAGCGTCGGCCTCGCCCCGCGCGCCGGGCTCACCCCGGCCGAACGGGGACGGGTGCTCCGCCGGACCGGGCTGGTACTCGGCCTCGCGGCCGTCGCCACGGTGTGCGCCGCGATCGCGGACGTGCTGAGCGTCCGCACCCTCGTCGGCGCGGCGGCGGTACTGCTGCTGGTCGCGACCGTCACGGGTTTCCGTTCGCTGCACCGGAATCCGGCACTCACCGGCGCGGACCGGCGACGGCTCACCGCGTTCCTCACGGTGTTCTGCGGGGCCGCCCTGTTCTGGATGATCTTCGCCTACTCCGGCTCGCTGCTCACCCTGTTCGCCCGCGATCACGTGCGCCGCGACTTCGCCGGTTTCCTCGTCCCGGCGAGCTGGCTGCAGTCGGTGATCCCGCTGTTCACACTGGTGTTCGCCCCCGTGATCGCGCGGCTGCTGCCCCGGCTCGGACGGCGGCACAACGTCGCGGTGAAGTTCGCGATCGGGCTCTGCCTGATCGGCGCCGGTTTCCTGACCATGGCGATCGCCGCGGGCCAGACCGCGGGCGGCGCCAAGGTCTCCCCGCTCTGGCTGGTCGGCGCGTACCTGGTCTCGGCGCTGGGCGAGCTGGTGATCGCGGCGGTCAGCATCGCGGCGACCGCGGATGTCCTGCCGCGTTCGTTCACCGCCAGGATGCTCGGCCTCTACTGGCTTTTCGCCGGTCTCGGCAGTGCGATCGGCGCCGCCCTGCTCCGCCTCCTGCAACTGATCCCGGAGCAGTACTACTACCTCGGCCTCGGCACGGCCGGTGTCCTCACCGGACTGTTGTTCCTGCGAAGCCGCCGCCGCCTGACCACGGCGCTGCGCCACGACCCCGGCGAGTACGAGGTCCCGCGGCCGATCGAGTCTCCCGCTGCTTCGCGCACATTGCAGGACTGA
- a CDS encoding FAD-dependent monooxygenase, which yields MQEIAVPVLIVGAGPVGLSAAAFLGRHGVKALVVERRDGTSTLPRAPGLQARTMELFRAAGFVSKIRALEMGDSHPYFEGGIIQTRTFAEIDDAVTLEAPSLDGEHISPERVMGCGQDRYERVLAGLVTGTGGTLKHSTSLVSFSQDATGVTAELEENGQPLRVRARYLIGADGANSTTRGLLGVERTGMGTVFDAMSIYFRAPELETMLAHRKFILCYATAAPGTLMGLSRLHGCDPWLAAPLYFPDKGETRADFTDDRCREIIRTASGRPEMDVEIMAKVPWRGAQLVAETFRADRIFLAGDAAHVHPPAGGFGANTGIHDAHNLAWKLAAVLAGTAEEPLLDSYDAERRLVGDAMASQAMVRNRIRHGHADEETAAKMVDDVIVTLGYRYRSAAITGVPEDAPVLAPELELTGSPGTRAPHCWLDRDGERLSTIDLYFDDFVLLTGSRDSGWLEAADRAGKLLGVPVRGHVLAEGGDLRPEQGTFGAAHGVPEHGAVLVRPDAFVAWRTADSPATAEDALRAALAAATGRP from the coding sequence ATGCAGGAAATCGCTGTACCAGTGCTGATCGTCGGCGCCGGGCCGGTCGGCCTCTCCGCCGCGGCGTTCCTCGGGCGGCACGGGGTGAAAGCGCTCGTCGTCGAGCGGCGAGACGGCACCTCGACCCTGCCGAGGGCGCCCGGCCTCCAGGCCCGCACGATGGAACTGTTCCGCGCGGCGGGCTTCGTCTCGAAGATCCGCGCGCTGGAGATGGGTGACTCGCATCCCTACTTCGAGGGCGGCATCATCCAGACCAGGACGTTCGCCGAAATCGACGACGCGGTGACCCTCGAAGCGCCCTCGCTGGACGGGGAGCACATCAGCCCGGAACGGGTGATGGGCTGCGGGCAGGACCGGTACGAGCGGGTGCTCGCGGGGCTGGTCACCGGCACCGGCGGCACCCTGAAGCACAGCACCAGCCTGGTCTCGTTCAGCCAGGACGCGACCGGGGTGACCGCGGAGCTCGAAGAGAACGGGCAGCCGCTGCGGGTCCGGGCGCGGTATCTGATCGGCGCGGACGGCGCGAACAGCACCACCCGCGGCCTGCTCGGTGTCGAGCGGACCGGGATGGGCACCGTATTCGACGCGATGTCGATCTACTTCCGGGCCCCGGAGCTGGAAACCATGCTGGCCCACCGGAAGTTCATCCTCTGCTACGCGACCGCGGCCCCCGGCACCCTGATGGGACTGTCCCGGCTGCACGGTTGCGACCCCTGGCTGGCGGCGCCGCTGTACTTCCCGGACAAGGGCGAGACGCGCGCGGACTTCACCGACGACCGCTGCCGCGAAATCATCCGCACCGCGTCGGGCAGGCCCGAGATGGACGTCGAGATCATGGCCAAGGTGCCGTGGCGGGGCGCGCAGCTGGTCGCCGAGACCTTCCGCGCCGACCGGATCTTCCTCGCGGGCGACGCCGCGCACGTGCACCCGCCCGCCGGCGGTTTCGGTGCCAACACCGGGATCCACGACGCGCACAACCTCGCGTGGAAGCTGGCGGCGGTGCTGGCCGGGACGGCGGAAGAGCCGCTGCTCGACTCCTACGACGCCGAGCGGCGGCTGGTCGGTGACGCGATGGCGAGCCAGGCCATGGTCCGCAACCGGATCCGCCACGGGCACGCCGACGAAGAGACCGCCGCGAAGATGGTCGACGACGTCATCGTCACCCTCGGCTACCGGTACCGCTCGGCCGCGATCACCGGTGTGCCCGAAGACGCGCCGGTGCTCGCGCCCGAACTCGAACTGACCGGCAGCCCCGGCACCCGTGCGCCGCATTGCTGGCTCGACCGCGACGGCGAACGACTGTCCACGATCGACCTCTACTTCGACGATTTCGTGCTGCTGACGGGTTCCCGTGACAGCGGCTGGCTGGAAGCGGCGGACCGGGCGGGCAAACTGCTCGGCGTGCCGGTGCGCGGCCACGTCCTCGCCGAGGGCGGCGACCTTCGCCCGGAGCAGGGCACTTTCGGTGCCGCGCATGGGGTTCCGGAGCACGGGGCCGTCCTGGTCCGCCCCGACGCCTTCGTGGCGTGGCGCACCGCTGACAGCCCCGCCACCGCCGAAGACGCGTTGCGCGCGGCGCTCGCCGCCGCGACGGGGAGGCCGTGA
- a CDS encoding SchA/CurD-like domain-containing protein, protein MPFAAISYDVKNGFEDELVEVFADFRRPDTSKVPSAAPDGTPSRILSTAVFIRDGLLVRFIEYEGDLTAIAKFMAAQPGVREVERKLKPYLRTPRDTDTEEGFVRTFTASLLRSVTQLSLPKAAASS, encoded by the coding sequence ATGCCCTTCGCCGCGATCAGCTACGACGTCAAGAACGGGTTCGAGGACGAGCTCGTCGAGGTGTTCGCCGACTTCCGCAGGCCGGACACCTCGAAGGTGCCGTCCGCGGCCCCGGACGGCACACCGAGCCGCATCCTGAGCACCGCCGTGTTCATCCGCGACGGACTGCTGGTGCGCTTCATCGAGTACGAAGGCGACCTCACCGCGATCGCGAAGTTCATGGCCGCCCAGCCCGGTGTCCGCGAGGTCGAACGCAAGCTCAAGCCGTACCTGCGGACGCCCCGTGACACGGACACCGAAGAGGGTTTCGTGCGCACCTTCACGGCCAGCCTGCTCCGCAGTGTCACCCAGCTTTCCCTGCCGAAGGCCGCCGCTTCTTCCTGA
- a CDS encoding PadR family transcriptional regulator, protein MIEHSKDEETDTATVRRSPLAMAVLLLLAVEPKHPYGLRQRILEWEKDRVINVSQRNAIYQTMRRLERHGLITVHETTKHENRPERTVFRTTERGVQLSKEWVRDMLRIPAVEYPEFPAALAFIASISRSDAMAALNERLETCERNLAEFEAEVNARLADFGGSLDPIHLVDTDYQRTMASAEISWLRGMIEKLEAAQQVGVDGGA, encoded by the coding sequence GTGATCGAACACTCGAAGGACGAGGAAACAGACACGGCGACGGTCCGCCGCTCCCCGCTGGCCATGGCCGTCCTGCTTCTGCTCGCCGTCGAGCCCAAGCATCCGTACGGGCTGCGTCAGCGGATTCTCGAATGGGAGAAGGACCGCGTCATCAACGTCAGCCAGCGGAACGCCATCTACCAGACGATGCGCAGGCTGGAGCGGCACGGGCTGATCACCGTGCACGAGACGACCAAGCACGAGAACCGGCCGGAACGCACCGTCTTCCGCACCACCGAGCGCGGCGTCCAGCTGTCCAAGGAATGGGTGCGTGACATGCTGCGCATCCCCGCCGTGGAGTACCCGGAGTTCCCGGCCGCGCTGGCGTTCATCGCGTCGATCTCGCGATCCGACGCGATGGCCGCGCTGAACGAGCGGCTCGAGACCTGCGAGCGGAACCTCGCCGAGTTCGAGGCCGAGGTCAACGCCCGGCTCGCCGACTTCGGCGGCTCACTGGACCCGATCCACCTCGTCGACACGGACTACCAGCGGACCATGGCGAGCGCCGAGATCTCCTGGCTGCGCGGGATGATCGAAAAGCTGGAAGCCGCCCAGCAGGTCGGGGTCGACGGCGGCGCCTGA